A single window of Hirundo rustica isolate bHirRus1 chromosome 16, bHirRus1.pri.v3, whole genome shotgun sequence DNA harbors:
- the BHLHE23 gene encoding class E basic helix-loop-helix protein 23, protein MAELKSLGSEAYLALSPGYGPSAFAYGAVRGGAEGPRGSYAGGGGADFHAGAMGKSAESSGEQSGDEEDGFETGVKGGAGFEREGKLKGGALGKKPKEQRSLRLSINARERRRMHDLNDALDGLRSVIPYAHSPSVRKLSKIATLLLAKNYILMQAQALEEMRRLVAYLNQGQALSAPLPATLNPFGQSPVYPFGGAAVPGCPEKCTAFTGAASALCKHCNDKP, encoded by the coding sequence ATGGCTGAGCTCAAGTCGCTGGGCAGCGAGGCGTACCTGGCGCTGTCCCCGGGCTACGGACCCTCGGCTTTCGCCTACGGGGCCGTGCGCGGGGGCGCCGAGGGCCCGCGGGGCTCCTACGCGGGGGGCGGCGGAGCGGACTTCCACGCCGGGGCGATGGGCAAGTCGGCGGAGAGCAGCGGCGAGCAGAGCGGAGACGAGGAGGACGGCTTCGAGACGGGCGTGAAGGGCGGCGCGGGCTTCGAGAGAGAGGGGAAGCTGAAGGGGGGAGCCCTGGGCAAGAAGCCCAAGGAGCAGCGCTCGCTGCGCCTCAGCATCAACGCGCGGGAGCGGCGGAGGATGCACGACCTGAACGACGCGCTGGACGGGCTGCGCTCCGTCATCCCCTACGCGCACAGCCCCTCGGTGCGGAAACTCTCCAAAATCGCCACGCTGCTCCTGGCCAAGAACTACATCCTCATGCAGGCGCAGGCCCTGGAGGAGATGCGGCGGCTGGTGGCCTACCTGAACCAGGGCCAGGCGCTGAGCGCCCCGCTGCCCGCCACCCTCAACCCCTTCGGACAGTCGCCCGTGTACCCCTTCGGCGGCGCGGCCGTGCCCGGCTGCCCCGAGAAATGCACTGCCTTCACAGGAGCCGCCTCCGCCCTCTGCAAACACTGTAACGACAAGCCTTGA